The Gemmatimonadales bacterium genome has a segment encoding these proteins:
- a CDS encoding heparinase II/III family protein encodes MLDLDALTERRQLIDRSADLSLLRDRLVERATPVLDRMPIVPQAKALLSRDGGVCPDDGAPLAFDPWSPERHRCPVCDTSFSGPRHHAHWARAQHLWVAERAAHLATVCAMTGREDAGVRARDILAAYYTLYFELPNQDNVLGPTHLFFSTYLESIWLLDYLSAAFILRELDLLDEDDIERISAIADEAATLIGEFNEGLSNRQAWNSAALTAVAVWFGDEELALTAIEGRTGLLGLLGTGFLRDGMWFEGENYHLFAMRGLMVGLQWAAAAGAPLLDDDAVASHLAEALMAPADTSLPDLTFPARKDSRYGVSLAHPAYVETWEAGRAALGDRAPGHVTEWLAALYASPPREEATYDSYLHDAGLPLPAARSRSELSWWALLTIPPELPAPAEPWSGHTRLLEDQGLAVFRRGDRYVSLECGGTTGGGHGHPDRLHLTVHADGVHWLADPGAGSYVMQDLFWYRSTMAHNAPLEDGHDQRRVEAARCEAFATEDDWAWCAASWGDARRRIVIGPDWLVDLVTFESSVSHRFELPWHLHGDIALEPSGRWIAEPSTNDFLYDVERCEGDGDPGAHTLITAMEGSKALRAWFAGDGDLLRAHGPGLPGDRSPRRFLIRRQNADHAVMAAVIDFGGTVTALDVSASTVHVQQGDLTTTIEPGPSSVTIAHGARRVTLGGGRAAPLGRATYVLDRPVPTRATAIWIDAPPSLDGTLAGFNRRMPLALDDEHQYYRTEVAYAGPESFSATAYLNWSDHELYLAVNVVKDEMILRPEGAAPLLLDNEPDDINADGLQIYSNLPGKHTDGWLVRLAEGGAVVTRSIGTTVREAPSGRWTRTDNGYCVTLRIPAAGLVDLLRNDRPGFDLIVNEMRPDRVRRSGQLIWSGGPGWAYLRGDRHDPAHLGEIELA; translated from the coding sequence ATGCTAGATCTCGACGCCCTGACCGAACGCCGCCAGCTGATCGATAGGTCCGCGGATCTGTCGCTCCTCCGCGACCGGCTGGTGGAGCGGGCGACTCCCGTGCTGGACCGGATGCCGATCGTCCCGCAGGCCAAGGCGCTCCTTTCGCGGGATGGCGGCGTCTGCCCCGACGATGGCGCCCCGCTCGCCTTCGATCCGTGGAGCCCGGAGCGTCATCGCTGCCCGGTCTGCGACACCTCGTTCAGCGGTCCTCGCCATCATGCCCACTGGGCCCGCGCGCAGCACCTCTGGGTCGCCGAGCGCGCGGCACATCTGGCAACGGTGTGCGCGATGACCGGGCGAGAGGATGCCGGTGTACGCGCGCGCGACATCCTGGCGGCGTACTACACGCTCTATTTCGAGCTCCCCAACCAGGACAACGTTCTCGGGCCGACGCACCTCTTCTTCTCGACCTATCTCGAGTCGATCTGGTTGCTCGACTATCTCTCCGCCGCATTCATCCTTCGCGAGCTTGATCTCCTCGATGAGGACGATATCGAGCGGATCAGCGCCATCGCGGACGAAGCCGCGACCCTCATTGGTGAATTCAACGAGGGGTTGTCCAACCGCCAGGCGTGGAACAGTGCAGCGCTGACCGCGGTCGCCGTCTGGTTTGGTGACGAAGAACTCGCGCTCACCGCGATCGAGGGGCGCACCGGGCTCCTCGGCCTCCTCGGCACCGGATTCCTGCGCGACGGAATGTGGTTCGAAGGGGAGAACTACCACCTCTTCGCGATGCGCGGACTGATGGTCGGGCTGCAATGGGCCGCGGCGGCTGGTGCACCACTGCTTGATGACGACGCAGTGGCATCGCACCTCGCCGAGGCCCTCATGGCTCCCGCCGACACCTCACTCCCCGATCTGACATTTCCGGCGCGGAAGGATTCCCGGTACGGCGTCTCGCTGGCGCACCCTGCGTATGTCGAAACGTGGGAAGCGGGGCGCGCTGCCCTCGGCGATCGCGCACCGGGCCACGTTACCGAGTGGCTTGCGGCCCTCTACGCCTCACCTCCGCGCGAGGAGGCGACGTACGACTCGTACCTCCACGACGCCGGCCTGCCGCTTCCCGCCGCGCGGAGTCGGTCGGAGCTCTCGTGGTGGGCGCTGCTGACGATTCCACCGGAACTCCCCGCTCCTGCGGAACCGTGGAGCGGACATACCCGTCTCCTCGAAGACCAGGGACTGGCGGTCTTCCGGCGCGGCGACCGCTACGTGTCGCTCGAATGTGGCGGTACCACGGGCGGAGGGCACGGCCATCCGGATCGCCTGCATCTCACCGTGCACGCGGATGGCGTCCACTGGCTTGCCGATCCGGGCGCCGGATCGTACGTGATGCAGGATCTCTTCTGGTACCGGTCGACGATGGCGCACAATGCGCCGCTCGAGGATGGCCACGATCAACGGCGGGTCGAAGCTGCGCGGTGCGAAGCATTCGCGACGGAGGATGACTGGGCGTGGTGTGCCGCATCGTGGGGCGACGCACGGCGCCGCATCGTGATCGGACCCGACTGGCTCGTCGACCTGGTCACGTTCGAGTCGAGCGTGTCGCACCGGTTCGAGCTTCCATGGCACTTGCACGGCGACATTGCACTGGAACCATCCGGGCGCTGGATCGCCGAGCCGAGCACCAACGACTTTCTCTACGATGTCGAGCGATGCGAGGGGGACGGCGACCCTGGTGCACATACGCTCATCACTGCGATGGAGGGTTCGAAGGCTCTACGCGCGTGGTTCGCCGGCGACGGTGATCTGCTGCGAGCCCACGGCCCCGGGCTGCCCGGTGATCGCTCGCCGCGTCGGTTTCTGATTCGTCGTCAGAACGCCGATCATGCCGTGATGGCGGCGGTGATCGACTTCGGCGGTACGGTGACCGCTCTCGACGTCTCAGCGTCGACGGTTCACGTTCAGCAAGGTGACCTCACGACTACGATCGAACCCGGACCGTCGAGCGTGACCATCGCGCACGGCGCGCGACGTGTCACCCTCGGCGGAGGTCGTGCTGCGCCGCTCGGTCGCGCGACGTATGTCCTCGACCGACCGGTGCCGACCAGGGCAACCGCGATATGGATCGACGCGCCGCCGTCGCTCGACGGGACACTTGCCGGATTCAATCGCCGGATGCCGCTGGCCCTCGACGACGAGCATCAGTATTACCGGACGGAAGTCGCCTACGCTGGCCCCGAGTCGTTCTCCGCGACGGCGTACCTCAATTGGTCGGATCACGAACTGTATCTCGCCGTGAACGTCGTCAAGGACGAGATGATCCTCCGTCCCGAAGGTGCCGCACCTTTGCTGCTCGACAACGAACCGGACGACATCAACGCCGACGGGCTGCAGATCTATTCCAACTTGCCCGGGAAGCACACCGACGGCTGGCTGGTTCGCCTCGCGGAGGGCGGCGCCGTCGTGACTCGCTCCATTGGTACGACCGTTCGCGAAGCGCCGTCGGGTCGTTGGACTCGAACCGACAACGGCTACTGTGTCACGCTGCGGATCCCTGCGGCCGGGCTTGTCGATCTGCTGCGCAACGATCGGCCGGGCTTTGACCTGATCGTCAACGAGATGCGGCCCGATCGCGTGCGGCGTTCGGGGCAGCTGATCTGGAGCGGCGGACCGGGGTGGGCCTATCTGCGCGGCGATCGGCACGACCCCGCGCACCTCGGCGAGATCGAGCTCGCCTGA
- a CDS encoding TIM-barrel domain-containing protein → MADHLTRREAVQRLGAVSAALAVPVRHSLAPDLIVGGTPVELSIAVVSPVTVRLTMQPLINGKIVPLPDTGELAQSKIGRVAGRTRTVHRERAGTLVVDVTAAPPSIRVTNADGNPVQQLTFDPVHAGVSFQVGPGPLLGLGEGGPQFDRRGTVERMINGSDGYRLSTNGIRAPIQWVISTGTSALFIHAPSGAFDFTGADATFAPHHDTPAPFDCFVVASADPAVVMREYARITGFADMPPRWGFGYLQSHRTLAGPTEIFGIAETFRQKRLPCDALIYLGTEFAPSGWNTRNGEFTWHPVNFPNPRQMLSTLHDRHFKVVLHSVIEGHHLIGNIHNRCTAPEPSGRTADNHWPDDRHVACYWPYHKGPMDDGADGWWPDQGDDYDVPSEINRHRMYWEGSQQYRPNERPFALHRNAAAGVQRYGSFIWSGDVQSRWETLKTHIPVALNAGLSGLPFWGTDIGGFSPTAEYTGELHVRWFQFGAFCPLFRAHGRNWHLRLPWGWDGGDGGPPESGRFHVDPAELHNAAVEPICRQYLELRSRLMPYLYTAVRECHETGMPIMRALWLHYPNDPVAVARADCYLWGRDLLVAPVVEKGATSRSVYLPRGDWFDFWTGQRVAGGRELQRPVDLATIPLYLRAGAIVPFGPVRQYVDEPVDSATTIAIYPGTDGDAQWYDDDGHTFDYRRGESTTLRLKWNDAARILSVSLAAGSWPRGTVPRRLDVRVIGSNSSVPVTFSGHPIEIKV, encoded by the coding sequence ATGGCCGACCACCTCACCCGTCGCGAAGCAGTCCAGCGACTCGGAGCCGTCAGCGCAGCACTCGCCGTTCCGGTGCGGCACTCCCTCGCGCCGGATCTCATCGTCGGAGGCACTCCGGTCGAGCTGTCGATTGCGGTTGTCTCGCCGGTGACAGTTCGCCTGACGATGCAGCCGCTCATCAATGGCAAGATTGTCCCGCTCCCCGACACAGGAGAGCTGGCGCAATCGAAGATCGGACGGGTCGCCGGACGCACGAGAACCGTGCATCGCGAACGGGCGGGCACGCTGGTTGTCGACGTGACCGCCGCGCCGCCGTCGATTCGGGTCACGAACGCCGACGGAAATCCGGTGCAGCAGCTGACCTTCGATCCGGTCCACGCTGGCGTCTCGTTTCAGGTCGGACCGGGTCCGCTCCTCGGTCTCGGCGAAGGCGGGCCGCAGTTTGACCGGCGTGGCACGGTCGAACGGATGATCAATGGATCCGACGGCTACCGACTTTCCACCAACGGAATCCGCGCGCCGATTCAATGGGTGATTTCCACTGGCACGTCCGCACTCTTCATTCATGCGCCTTCTGGTGCATTCGATTTCACCGGAGCAGACGCGACATTCGCACCACATCACGACACGCCAGCGCCGTTCGACTGCTTCGTGGTCGCCTCCGCCGATCCCGCCGTCGTGATGCGCGAATACGCGCGGATCACTGGATTCGCCGACATGCCGCCGCGCTGGGGATTCGGTTACCTGCAGTCGCATCGCACGCTCGCTGGTCCCACCGAGATTTTCGGCATCGCCGAGACCTTCCGGCAGAAGCGCCTCCCCTGCGACGCGCTGATCTATCTCGGTACCGAGTTCGCTCCGTCCGGTTGGAATACGCGTAACGGGGAGTTCACCTGGCATCCAGTCAACTTCCCCAATCCGCGACAGATGCTGTCGACCCTCCACGACAGGCATTTCAAGGTGGTGCTCCACAGCGTCATCGAAGGTCATCATCTGATCGGCAACATCCACAATCGGTGCACGGCGCCCGAGCCGAGTGGGCGGACCGCCGACAATCACTGGCCCGATGACCGTCACGTCGCCTGCTACTGGCCGTATCACAAGGGGCCGATGGACGACGGTGCCGACGGATGGTGGCCCGATCAGGGAGACGACTACGACGTGCCGTCGGAGATCAACCGGCACCGGATGTACTGGGAAGGAAGCCAGCAGTACCGGCCGAACGAGCGTCCGTTCGCCTTGCACCGCAACGCAGCCGCCGGTGTGCAGCGGTACGGATCGTTCATCTGGTCGGGTGACGTGCAGAGTCGCTGGGAAACGCTGAAGACCCACATCCCTGTCGCACTCAACGCGGGGCTCTCCGGGTTGCCGTTCTGGGGGACCGATATCGGCGGCTTCTCGCCGACGGCCGAATACACCGGCGAGCTGCACGTACGATGGTTCCAGTTCGGCGCCTTCTGTCCGCTCTTTCGCGCGCATGGGCGCAACTGGCACTTGCGGTTGCCGTGGGGATGGGACGGTGGAGACGGGGGCCCGCCGGAGTCAGGGAGATTCCACGTCGATCCCGCCGAGCTGCACAACGCTGCGGTCGAACCGATCTGCCGCCAGTATCTCGAACTCCGATCGCGATTGATGCCGTACCTGTACACCGCCGTCCGCGAGTGCCACGAGACGGGGATGCCGATCATGCGCGCGCTGTGGCTCCACTATCCCAACGATCCGGTCGCTGTGGCACGCGCCGACTGCTATCTCTGGGGCCGCGACCTGCTGGTGGCACCGGTGGTCGAGAAGGGCGCAACGTCGCGCAGCGTCTACCTGCCGCGCGGCGACTGGTTCGATTTCTGGACCGGCCAGCGTGTTGCGGGCGGTCGCGAACTTCAGCGTCCGGTCGACCTGGCGACGATACCGCTGTATCTGCGGGCCGGCGCCATCGTTCCGTTCGGGCCGGTCCGCCAGTACGTCGACGAGCCGGTTGACTCCGCCACGACGATCGCGATCTACCCCGGGACTGACGGCGATGCGCAGTGGTACGACGACGATGGTCATACCTTTGACTACCGTCGCGGCGAGTCGACAACACTCCGCTTAAAGTGGAACGACGCCGCCCGCATACTCTCGGTCAGTCTCGCCGCCGGCTCCTGGCCGCGAGGGACAGTGCCGCGGCGCCTCGACGTCCGGGTCATCGGCTCGAACAGCAGCGTTCCCGTAACCTTTTCGGGGCATCCGATCGAGATCAAGGTGTGA
- a CDS encoding ABC transporter substrate-binding protein: protein MRRRCLLAISVLIAGCSGLATRRGATVVFASGADLQSIDPLLTAHPLAKQVQRYVLLTTLVRYDSAMQVTPYLARHWEWSPDSTALTLHLTSAVRWDDGAPTTARDAAWTLLAARDPATGYPRQSELAALDTAVALDDSTLRISYTRPQHGIGDVLTDLAMLPAHLLDTIPHGQLRRAAWNVTPVGNGPFSFVSHQPNRRWVFAANPHFPAELGGPPRIDRLVIAVVDEPTTKLAALTSGELDFAGIQPAHAAFVRRDPRLAVIEYPLLLSYAVVFNTRRAPFDNVAMRRAISQVLDRRTIVNGYLYGFGTPAFGPTATSTADTGADGVARRTLRDRRIQFELLTVGSGEAALEQMVQAQLAAAGVTMTIRQLELTSFLDRVQGVTHDFDAAVMGITGDPGLGQLAPLLTATGITPPATIAQQLQFFADSVPAAFLYDARGVQGMNRRILGVQMDLRGELPTITQWHVAQ, encoded by the coding sequence GTGCGCCGCCGCTGCCTCCTCGCCATCTCCGTGCTCATCGCCGGCTGTTCCGGCCTCGCGACACGCCGCGGCGCCACCGTGGTCTTTGCCTCCGGCGCCGATCTGCAGAGCATCGACCCGCTCCTCACGGCGCACCCGTTGGCGAAGCAGGTGCAGCGCTACGTGCTCCTTACCACGCTGGTCCGGTACGATTCCGCGATGCAGGTCACCCCATACCTCGCGCGCCACTGGGAGTGGTCGCCGGACTCGACCGCGCTGACGCTGCACCTTACCTCGGCGGTGCGGTGGGACGACGGCGCGCCGACCACTGCACGAGACGCTGCCTGGACGCTACTGGCCGCCCGGGATCCTGCGACCGGATATCCTCGCCAGAGCGAACTCGCGGCGCTCGACACGGCCGTTGCACTCGACGACTCCACGCTCCGGATCTCATATACCCGGCCGCAGCACGGCATCGGCGACGTGTTGACCGACCTCGCCATGCTCCCGGCCCATCTGCTCGACACGATACCGCACGGCCAGTTGCGGCGTGCCGCCTGGAACGTGACGCCGGTCGGGAACGGTCCGTTTTCGTTCGTATCGCACCAGCCGAATCGACGCTGGGTGTTCGCCGCCAATCCCCACTTCCCCGCAGAGCTCGGTGGGCCGCCGCGGATCGACCGCCTGGTAATCGCCGTCGTCGACGAACCAACCACGAAGCTCGCAGCACTCACCTCCGGCGAACTCGACTTCGCCGGCATTCAGCCGGCGCACGCGGCATTCGTGCGGCGCGACCCACGCCTTGCCGTGATCGAATATCCGCTCCTGCTCAGTTACGCCGTCGTCTTCAACACTCGCAGAGCGCCGTTCGATAACGTGGCGATGCGTCGCGCCATCTCGCAGGTGCTCGATCGCCGCACCATCGTGAACGGCTATCTCTACGGTTTCGGGACGCCAGCGTTCGGCCCGACGGCAACCTCTACCGCCGATACCGGCGCCGACGGCGTTGCCCGGCGCACGCTGCGCGATCGGAGGATCCAGTTCGAACTGCTCACGGTCGGCAGCGGCGAAGCCGCCCTCGAACAGATGGTGCAGGCGCAGCTCGCGGCTGCCGGTGTCACGATGACCATCAGACAACTCGAACTGACATCGTTCCTCGATCGCGTGCAGGGCGTGACGCATGACTTTGACGCCGCGGTCATGGGGATCACCGGCGATCCCGGACTGGGTCAGCTCGCGCCGCTGCTCACCGCCACCGGGATCACGCCGCCGGCGACGATCGCGCAGCAGCTCCAGTTCTTCGCCGACAGTGTCCCCGCGGCGTTTCTCTACGATGCGCGTGGCGTGCAGGGGATGAACCGGCGGATCCTCGGCGTGCAAATGGATCTTCGCGGCGAACTCCCCACCATTACACAATGGCACGTGGCGCAATGA
- a CDS encoding amidohydrolase family protein — protein sequence MLIDVHAHFYQAAGGRADWQERNASRLKAGATIGITRHVASILGTWGRTSPTYFPSPDDVRTGNDALLELIGAHPGVISGYACVNPNYTRHALDEIARCLAAGMIGIKLAASRRADDPLVDEIAAAASRHGVPILHHIWQHRRREWPAQEASDGLELARLARRHPDVAFILAHIGGGGEWAHTLAATRADDNIYIDLSGSGVDGGMLEACIAMVGAGRLLWGCDITMCTGWAKLRHLERILSTADYERVCWRNAAAIFPRGAFTA from the coding sequence ATGCTGATCGACGTGCACGCGCATTTCTACCAGGCCGCCGGAGGGCGGGCCGATTGGCAGGAGCGCAACGCGTCTCGGCTGAAGGCCGGCGCCACGATCGGCATCACCCGGCATGTTGCATCGATACTCGGCACCTGGGGACGGACCTCACCGACGTATTTCCCATCCCCGGACGATGTGCGCACCGGAAACGATGCGCTCCTGGAGTTGATCGGCGCGCACCCCGGCGTCATCAGCGGCTACGCGTGCGTCAATCCGAACTACACCCGCCATGCCCTCGATGAGATCGCGCGATGCCTTGCCGCGGGGATGATCGGCATCAAGCTCGCCGCCAGCCGCCGCGCCGACGACCCGCTGGTCGACGAGATCGCCGCGGCAGCATCACGACATGGCGTACCGATCCTGCATCACATCTGGCAGCATCGCCGACGCGAGTGGCCTGCCCAGGAAGCGTCCGACGGTCTCGAACTCGCCCGCCTGGCGCGCCGCCATCCCGACGTGGCGTTCATTCTCGCGCACATCGGCGGCGGTGGCGAATGGGCCCATACACTGGCCGCAACCCGCGCCGACGACAACATCTACATCGACCTGTCGGGAAGCGGCGTGGACGGCGGAATGCTCGAGGCGTGTATCGCAATGGTTGGCGCGGGACGACTTCTCTGGGGGTGCGACATCACGATGTGCACCGGATGGGCAAAGCTCCGCCACCTCGAGCGCATCCTTTCCACGGCGGACTACGAGCGCGTCTGCTGGCGCAACGCCGCAGCGATCTTTCCCCGGGGTGCTTTCACCGCATGA
- a CDS encoding NAD(P)-dependent oxidoreductase, giving the protein MTEADLEEILSDPTPDLVSDLRQVDGDIIVLGAGGKMGPSLVRLARRATQDAATPRRVVAVSRFSDPSTRAALDASGAETISCDLFDADAVAALPDAPNVVYMAGRKFGTRDNAAATWATNAYLPGVIADRYRQSRIVAFSTGNVYPLHPAPGPGPTERDPVAPVGDYAVAALARERVFEFFSERHRTPMAIARLNYAIEPRYGVLRDIADAVRGRRPIDLAMGYVNLIWQRDANAVALRLLRQCAVPPLMLNVTGAVVLSVRELAEAFGRRFDVAPRFTGDEAATALLSDASESVRLFGAPPVGISEMIEHVAEWMAAGGRSLGRPTHFTEREGTF; this is encoded by the coding sequence GTGACCGAAGCCGATCTCGAGGAGATTCTTTCCGATCCGACACCGGACCTGGTGTCGGATCTGCGCCAGGTCGACGGTGACATCATCGTCCTCGGCGCTGGCGGCAAGATGGGGCCGTCGCTGGTGCGACTGGCGCGCCGAGCGACACAAGACGCCGCAACGCCGCGGCGGGTCGTTGCAGTCTCCCGATTTTCCGATCCTTCGACGCGCGCCGCACTCGACGCGTCGGGGGCGGAGACGATCAGCTGCGATCTATTCGACGCTGATGCCGTCGCTGCACTTCCCGACGCGCCGAACGTCGTGTACATGGCCGGCAGGAAGTTCGGCACCCGCGACAACGCTGCCGCGACGTGGGCAACCAATGCGTACCTCCCCGGAGTCATTGCCGACCGGTATCGCCAATCTCGCATCGTGGCCTTCTCGACCGGCAACGTCTATCCGCTCCATCCCGCGCCCGGGCCGGGGCCAACCGAGCGCGATCCGGTGGCCCCGGTCGGAGACTACGCGGTCGCCGCCCTTGCCCGCGAACGGGTGTTCGAATTCTTCAGCGAGCGCCACCGCACACCGATGGCGATTGCGCGACTCAACTACGCCATCGAACCGCGATACGGTGTGCTCCGCGACATCGCCGACGCGGTCCGCGGCCGCCGGCCGATCGACCTGGCGATGGGATATGTGAACCTGATCTGGCAGCGCGATGCCAACGCCGTCGCGCTCCGGCTTCTCCGGCAGTGTGCTGTCCCGCCGTTGATGCTGAACGTCACTGGCGCCGTCGTGCTGTCGGTTCGCGAGCTGGCCGAAGCGTTCGGGCGCCGATTTGATGTCGCGCCGCGATTCACCGGAGATGAGGCGGCGACAGCGTTGCTCAGCGACGCGTCGGAGTCCGTACGACTCTTCGGCGCGCCGCCGGTCGGCATCTCCGAGATGATCGAGCATGTCGCTGAGTGGATGGCTGCGGGTGGTCGATCGCTCGGCCGTCCGACGCATTTCACCGAGCGCGAAGGGACCTTTTGA
- a CDS encoding dihydrodipicolinate synthase family protein, whose protein sequence is MTSVRARLADGLVIPAHPLALTARRTLDERRQRALTRYYIDAGAGGVAVGVHTTQFAMHEPRRGLLRPVLELARDTVRDHPSRRAAPLLIAGVIGGRAQARHEATLARTLGYDAVLLGFNGLGATTDDALVIHARAIAEILPVIGFYLQPSVGGRVLGYRFWRDFAEIPGVVAIKIAPFNRYATQVVIRAVADSGREREIALYTGNDDHIVVDLLTRFPAGAGRSIQVVGGLLGHWAFWTRRAVELHRRCHRIVTDRRAIPAQLLQLAAATTDANGAVFDAAHDFRGCIPGIHEILRRQGLLAGTWCLDPAEGFSPGQMAEIDRVCAAYPGLTDDAFVAERIDRWMR, encoded by the coding sequence TTGACCAGCGTTCGAGCGCGGCTTGCCGACGGACTGGTGATCCCGGCGCATCCGCTTGCGCTCACCGCGCGGCGCACGCTCGATGAGCGCCGGCAGCGCGCGCTGACGCGCTACTACATCGACGCCGGTGCTGGCGGCGTTGCCGTCGGCGTGCATACAACGCAATTCGCAATGCACGAGCCGCGTCGCGGGCTTCTCCGGCCGGTCCTGGAGCTGGCCCGCGATACCGTCCGCGACCATCCGTCACGTCGCGCTGCGCCACTCCTGATCGCGGGTGTCATCGGTGGCCGCGCCCAGGCACGCCACGAAGCGACGCTCGCCCGGACTCTCGGCTACGATGCGGTGCTGCTCGGTTTCAATGGTCTAGGCGCGACAACGGACGACGCGCTCGTCATTCATGCGCGCGCGATCGCCGAGATCCTTCCGGTGATCGGCTTCTATCTCCAACCGTCGGTCGGCGGCCGAGTCCTCGGCTATCGCTTCTGGCGCGATTTTGCGGAGATACCTGGTGTGGTTGCGATCAAGATTGCGCCATTCAATCGATACGCAACGCAGGTGGTCATCCGCGCCGTCGCCGATTCGGGACGAGAGCGCGAGATCGCATTGTACACCGGAAACGATGATCATATCGTCGTCGACCTCCTGACCCGATTTCCTGCGGGCGCTGGTCGCTCGATTCAAGTCGTCGGCGGCCTTCTCGGCCACTGGGCGTTCTGGACGCGCCGAGCAGTGGAACTGCATCGACGCTGTCACCGGATTGTCACGGACCGGCGGGCGATCCCCGCGCAACTGCTGCAACTCGCGGCGGCGACGACCGACGCGAATGGTGCGGTGTTCGACGCGGCGCACGATTTCCGCGGCTGCATCCCGGGGATTCACGAAATCCTGCGGCGGCAGGGACTGCTGGCCGGGACGTGGTGTCTTGATCCGGCGGAGGGCTTTTCACCAGGGCAGATGGCCGAGATCGATCGGGTCTGCGCGGCGTATCCCGGTCTTACCGACGATGCGTTCGTTGCCGAGCGCATCGATCGCTGGATGAGGTGA
- a CDS encoding aminotransferase class III-fold pyridoxal phosphate-dependent enzyme: MGVAGFTSTGSKRPDVLFAADATRIPLRMQSSHGCTVRDRDGREYLDFIMGLGSVALGYGHPAVTAAALDAIDRGVTGALSPVDEEELAALLGTAIPWMQEIRFLKTGAEAVAAAVRLARVRTGRDRVLGCGYHGWLDWCSDAQGVPQSVRASYGSVPFNDCDAAIHAIRAAGDSLACVVVEPVIEAPPTLEWLQTLRQESARCGALLVFDEIKTAFRLAIGGAAERWGVVPDLMVIGKALANGFPLAAVGGSREVMRAIAQTWISSTAATEFVALAAATAVLGVFQRERVTEHLAARGDRLWRGLTVLAERHDGVVASGIPEMCYLRFDDDECGRRMAVAAAGRGLLFKRSAYNFVSLAHGDDEIDRAMATLDEILRQC; encoded by the coding sequence ATGGGCGTCGCGGGGTTCACGTCGACCGGCAGCAAACGACCGGACGTCCTGTTCGCAGCTGACGCGACCCGGATCCCGTTGCGGATGCAATCGAGTCATGGGTGCACCGTTCGCGACCGGGACGGGCGCGAGTACCTCGACTTCATCATGGGGTTGGGCTCCGTGGCGCTCGGATACGGTCATCCGGCCGTCACTGCGGCGGCGCTCGACGCCATCGATCGCGGCGTCACCGGGGCGCTCTCGCCGGTCGACGAAGAAGAGCTTGCGGCGCTCCTCGGTACCGCGATTCCCTGGATGCAGGAGATCCGGTTTCTCAAGACCGGCGCCGAGGCGGTTGCGGCTGCCGTCCGCCTCGCCCGGGTGCGAACCGGTCGCGATCGCGTGCTGGGATGCGGCTACCACGGCTGGCTCGACTGGTGCAGCGACGCGCAGGGCGTACCGCAGTCGGTGCGCGCGTCGTACGGTAGTGTCCCGTTCAACGACTGCGACGCGGCGATTCATGCCATCCGCGCGGCAGGCGACTCGCTTGCGTGCGTCGTCGTCGAACCGGTCATCGAAGCCCCTCCCACTCTCGAATGGCTGCAGACACTCCGCCAGGAGAGCGCACGCTGCGGCGCGTTGCTCGTCTTTGATGAGATCAAGACGGCGTTCCGCCTTGCGATTGGTGGTGCGGCGGAGCGCTGGGGAGTGGTCCCGGATCTCATGGTGATCGGAAAGGCGCTTGCCAACGGGTTTCCGCTCGCGGCTGTGGGAGGATCGCGCGAGGTGATGCGGGCAATCGCACAGACCTGGATTTCCTCGACCGCTGCAACGGAGTTCGTCGCGCTCGCCGCCGCGACCGCCGTCCTTGGCGTCTTTCAGCGTGAACGGGTCACCGAGCACCTGGCAGCCCGCGGTGACCGGCTCTGGCGCGGACTCACGGTGCTGGCGGAACGCCACGACGGGGTCGTCGCCAGCGGCATTCCCGAGATGTGCTACCTCCGGTTTGACGACGACGAATGCGGACGCCGGATGGCCGTCGCCGCCGCAGGGAGAGGACTCCTGTTCAAGCGCAGCGCCTACAACTTCGTGTCGCTGGCACACGGCGACGACGAGATTGACCGTGCCATGGCTACCCTCGACGAGATTCTCCGGCAATGCTGA